A portion of the Adhaeribacter radiodurans genome contains these proteins:
- a CDS encoding PVC-type heme-binding CxxCH protein — MIFKNLPHTLQPVIQHRLFKPGAGLALATLLSASLAFNLNKAHLFVADPETDGLETAAGLETKTFATAPMTLNLTNMDIDAKGRVWVTEAINYRLQHNPENKGRPEGDRILILEDVDGDGKADKQKVFYQGKDVDAALGIAVMGNKVIVSASPNVFVFTDTDGDDKPDKKDLLFTGIGGVQHDHGMHSFTFGPDGKLYFNFGNEGKQIKDKNGTPIVDQAGNVVADNGKPYRQGMVFRCNPDGSEFEVLAHNFRNNYEVAVDSYGTLWQSDNDDDGNRGVRINYVLPYGNYGYQDEKTGAGWSAYRTGMETEIPLRHWHLNDPGSVPNLLQTGAGSPTGMLIYEGKLLPTPFQNQMIHSDAGPNIVRAYPVTPDGAGYKAEIVNIVKGVKDQWFRPSDVTVAPDGSLFIADWYDPGVGGHQQGETQKGRVFRVAPPSTPYTVPKMDLSNAAGAVKALQSPNLDTRYQAYTALQQMGKKGEKALVKLWKTGESRQRARALWLLSKINDRGEKYLKQAYQDKDDNIRITGLRAAQELKLDVMPVLKGWAKEANPQVRREVALALRYSKSPEAPAIWADLASQYDGKDRWYLETLGISSDLQADAFFTAWASKGGADVSKASDQDIIWRSRSTEALPKLAQIIQNINNAAELPHYFRAFDFHANSPEKQQALASLLDGNGPVQNQITTLALQASDQSAQKDAKFQAALRRTIEASRGTKQFVMLLDQYGLPEFNQDLQALALTNPESEIARDAARALVKAPGGIDAVAKALNSKDAQVATGMLTAVGNYESGKVKDLLQSVMLDTKRPLEIRQLALRKLGTGGSGEDRLVELVKNKQIPAELEETAGTVLLRAWRPDIKEVAAIYFKKPSREGKPLPPVAQLATLTGDPTNGKAIFAQTCSVCHKVNNEGAWFGPELSEIGSKLPKQALYTAILHPDAGISFGYEGYTIKLKDGSQVVGIISSQTEDKVDVRLPGGAVMSYAMKDIVSKKQMDKSLMPANLQQGISEKELVNLVEYLSSLKRATAKN; from the coding sequence ATGATATTTAAAAATTTACCCCATACGCTACAGCCAGTTATACAGCACCGCTTATTTAAGCCGGGTGCCGGCCTGGCTTTGGCTACCTTACTCTCTGCCAGCCTGGCATTTAACCTGAATAAGGCACATTTATTCGTGGCCGATCCTGAAACGGATGGCCTGGAAACGGCGGCTGGTTTGGAGACTAAAACGTTTGCCACGGCTCCCATGACCTTAAACTTAACCAATATGGACATTGACGCCAAAGGTAGGGTTTGGGTTACCGAAGCCATTAACTACCGGCTCCAGCATAATCCCGAAAATAAAGGCCGCCCCGAAGGCGACCGGATTTTAATTCTGGAAGATGTAGACGGCGATGGCAAAGCCGATAAGCAAAAAGTATTTTACCAGGGCAAAGACGTAGATGCCGCGCTGGGAATTGCGGTAATGGGCAACAAAGTAATTGTATCGGCTTCGCCGAATGTGTTTGTATTTACGGATACCGACGGCGACGATAAACCCGATAAAAAAGATTTACTATTTACCGGCATTGGTGGCGTGCAACACGACCACGGCATGCACTCGTTCACGTTTGGCCCCGATGGTAAATTGTATTTCAACTTTGGTAACGAAGGCAAGCAAATCAAAGACAAAAACGGTACACCTATTGTAGACCAGGCTGGTAATGTAGTAGCTGATAACGGCAAGCCTTACCGCCAGGGCATGGTATTTCGGTGCAACCCCGATGGCAGCGAGTTTGAAGTATTAGCCCATAATTTCCGGAATAACTATGAAGTAGCCGTAGATTCTTATGGAACACTGTGGCAATCCGATAACGACGATGATGGCAACCGCGGCGTACGCATTAATTACGTGCTGCCTTACGGCAATTACGGCTACCAGGACGAGAAAACCGGGGCCGGCTGGAGCGCTTACCGCACCGGTATGGAAACCGAAATACCGTTGCGCCACTGGCATTTAAACGATCCAGGCTCGGTGCCTAATTTATTGCAAACCGGCGCCGGCTCTCCTACCGGTATGCTCATTTACGAAGGCAAACTATTACCAACGCCATTCCAAAACCAAATGATTCATTCGGATGCCGGTCCGAACATAGTGCGGGCTTACCCGGTTACTCCGGATGGAGCCGGTTATAAAGCCGAAATAGTAAATATTGTGAAAGGCGTGAAAGACCAATGGTTCCGCCCATCTGATGTTACCGTAGCGCCCGATGGTTCTTTGTTTATTGCGGATTGGTACGATCCGGGAGTAGGCGGTCACCAGCAAGGCGAAACGCAAAAAGGACGCGTATTCCGGGTAGCTCCGCCAAGCACCCCGTACACCGTGCCTAAAATGGACTTAAGTAATGCGGCCGGAGCCGTTAAAGCTTTGCAAAGCCCTAACCTCGATACCCGTTACCAGGCCTATACTGCCTTGCAGCAAATGGGTAAAAAAGGCGAGAAAGCATTAGTTAAACTATGGAAAACCGGCGAATCGCGCCAACGGGCCCGGGCTCTGTGGTTACTCAGCAAAATTAATGACCGTGGCGAAAAATACTTAAAACAAGCCTACCAGGATAAAGATGATAATATCCGGATTACTGGCTTACGCGCGGCGCAAGAATTAAAGTTAGATGTTATGCCGGTTTTAAAAGGCTGGGCAAAAGAGGCTAATCCGCAGGTTCGGCGGGAAGTAGCTTTGGCTTTACGTTACAGCAAATCGCCGGAAGCTCCTGCCATTTGGGCCGACCTGGCCAGCCAATACGACGGGAAAGATCGCTGGTATTTAGAAACCTTAGGCATTAGTTCGGATTTACAAGCCGATGCTTTCTTTACTGCCTGGGCAAGCAAAGGCGGCGCTGATGTAAGCAAAGCTAGCGACCAGGATATTATCTGGCGCTCTCGCTCTACAGAAGCTTTACCTAAACTGGCTCAGATTATTCAAAATATCAACAACGCCGCAGAGCTACCGCATTACTTTAGGGCTTTTGACTTTCATGCGAATTCACCGGAGAAACAACAAGCTTTAGCTAGTTTACTCGATGGCAATGGACCGGTACAAAATCAAATAACCACTTTGGCCCTACAAGCCAGCGACCAATCAGCGCAAAAAGATGCCAAGTTCCAGGCCGCCTTACGTCGGACCATTGAAGCGTCGCGGGGTACCAAACAATTTGTAATGTTGTTAGACCAATATGGTTTGCCCGAATTTAATCAGGATTTACAAGCTCTGGCACTTACTAACCCCGAAAGCGAAATAGCCCGGGATGCCGCTCGTGCGCTGGTAAAAGCTCCGGGTGGAATTGATGCCGTTGCCAAAGCGCTTAACAGTAAAGATGCGCAAGTTGCCACAGGCATGCTAACCGCCGTAGGCAATTATGAAAGCGGCAAAGTAAAAGATTTACTGCAAAGCGTCATGCTGGATACTAAACGCCCATTAGAAATCAGGCAATTGGCTTTACGCAAACTAGGAACGGGTGGCAGCGGCGAAGACCGCCTGGTAGAACTCGTTAAAAACAAACAAATTCCGGCTGAATTAGAAGAAACAGCTGGTACGGTTCTCTTACGCGCCTGGCGGCCAGACATTAAAGAAGTAGCCGCCATTTACTTTAAAAAACCTAGTCGCGAAGGCAAACCCTTACCTCCTGTTGCGCAGTTAGCTACCCTAACCGGCGACCCAACCAATGGGAAAGCAATTTTTGCCCAAACCTGCAGCGTTTGTCACAAAGTAAATAACGAAGGAGCCTGGTTTGGTCCGGAATTATCCGAGATAGGCAGCAAATTACCGAAGCAAGCTTTGTACACCGCTATTTTACATCCGGATGCGGGTATTAGTTTTGGTTATGAAGGATATACCATTAAGCTGAAAGATGGCAGTCAGGTAGTAGGTATTATTTCCAGCCAAACCGAAGATAAAGTAGACGTTCGCTTACCTGGTGGAGCTGTTATGAGCTACGCCATGAAAGATATTGTTTCTAAAAAGCAAATGGATAAATCACTGATGCCAGCTAATTTGCAACAAGGTATTTCGGAGAAAGAACTCGTGAACCTGGTAGAATATTTAAGTTCTCTTAAAAGGGCAACGGCTAAGAATTAA
- a CDS encoding alpha/beta hydrolase family protein: MASIKKIDFFLTPAHGRAFGVDARFIPDQQAKPIIIFVHGFKGFKDWGHFNLLADYFAGQGFVFIKLNLSHNGTTLNGDDLTDMEAFGRNNFSIELDDLGTLIDYLFHSPAELPQEETDLNKLYLIGHSRGGGLVILKTAEEPRIKAVAGWAPVSDMAMRWPEQVLSDWQKNGVHYIYNARINQNMPLYYQLVEDFRANHARLDIPSVVARLQQPLLIFHAEDDETLPISMAHELKANQPNAEVIILPEGGHTFGGKHPYPETSLPPVAQFIADQTISFFRKF; the protein is encoded by the coding sequence ATGGCTTCAATCAAGAAAATAGATTTTTTTTTAACCCCAGCGCACGGCCGGGCTTTTGGCGTTGATGCCCGTTTTATTCCTGATCAGCAAGCAAAGCCAATAATTATTTTTGTGCATGGTTTTAAAGGATTTAAAGATTGGGGGCATTTTAATTTACTGGCCGATTATTTTGCAGGACAAGGTTTTGTTTTTATCAAGCTTAATTTGTCGCACAACGGCACTACCCTTAACGGCGACGATTTAACAGATATGGAAGCCTTTGGCCGGAATAACTTTTCGATTGAGTTAGACGATTTAGGAACCTTAATCGATTATTTATTTCATTCACCTGCCGAGTTGCCGCAGGAGGAAACGGACCTGAATAAACTGTATTTAATTGGTCATAGCCGGGGCGGTGGCTTAGTAATTTTAAAAACAGCCGAAGAACCACGGATTAAGGCTGTAGCGGGTTGGGCACCGGTTAGCGATATGGCCATGCGCTGGCCCGAGCAAGTACTAAGCGATTGGCAAAAAAATGGCGTTCATTATATCTACAATGCCCGCATTAACCAAAACATGCCGCTTTACTACCAGTTGGTCGAAGATTTTCGGGCGAACCATGCGCGTTTAGATATTCCTTCGGTAGTAGCTCGTTTACAACAGCCTTTGTTAATATTTCACGCTGAAGACGATGAAACTTTACCAATAAGCATGGCACACGAATTAAAAGCCAATCAACCCAACGCCGAAGTAATTATTTTGCCGGAAGGCGGGCACACTTTCGGGGGCAAGCACCCCTACCCCGAAACTTCTTTGCCACCAGTTGCTCAATTTATAGCTGACCAAACCATTTCTTTCTTTCGGAAATTTTAA
- the folK gene encoding 2-amino-4-hydroxy-6-hydroxymethyldihydropteridine diphosphokinase — MPTVYLLLGSNLGNREDYLLQARNLIKAHLGEIKQQSGIYETAAWGVENQQAFLNQVLAVETDLIPEELLQEINFLEAELGRVRRERWGARVIDIDILYYADLVLQTQRLTIPHPELQNRRFTLVPLTEIAPDFTHPVLALTNQQLLKQCPDLLEVKKFK, encoded by the coding sequence ATGCCTACTGTTTATTTATTATTGGGGAGTAACTTGGGCAACCGCGAAGATTACCTGTTACAAGCGCGTAATTTAATTAAAGCACACTTAGGAGAAATTAAACAGCAATCCGGTATATATGAAACAGCGGCGTGGGGAGTAGAAAATCAACAAGCTTTTCTGAACCAAGTGTTGGCCGTAGAAACCGACCTAATACCGGAAGAATTGTTACAGGAAATAAACTTTCTGGAGGCCGAGTTGGGCCGGGTACGACGCGAACGCTGGGGTGCCCGGGTTATTGATATTGATATTTTGTATTACGCAGATTTAGTCCTGCAAACGCAACGTCTCACCATTCCGCATCCGGAACTGCAAAATCGCCGGTTTACCCTGGTACCACTCACCGAAATTGCTCCCGATTTTACTCATCCTGTCTTAGCACTGACTAATCAGCAATTACTAAAGCAATGTCCGGATTTATTAGAAGTTAAAAAATTTAAATAA
- the fabD gene encoding ACP S-malonyltransferase — MKAYIFPGQGSQFSGMGRDLYEQYPATKALFDQANALLGFSITQIMFSGTDEELKQTNVTQPAIFLHSVAMSAVAPDFKPEMVAGHSLGEFSALVANKVLAFEDALLLVAKRAQAMQKACEANPSAMAAILGLDDRTVEEVCAQIDEIVVAANYNCPGQLVISGSNQGVALACEKLKAAGAKRALPLPVGGAFHSPLMQPAEAELAEAIKNTQFNEAICPVYQNVDAKPYTDPEQIKQNLIKQLTAPVRWTQTVQNMITDGATLFVECGPGKVLQGLVKKINKDAEVASAL, encoded by the coding sequence ATGAAAGCATATATCTTCCCTGGTCAGGGTTCGCAGTTTTCTGGCATGGGCCGTGATTTATACGAGCAATATCCGGCCACTAAAGCCTTATTTGATCAAGCCAATGCGTTATTAGGATTCTCTATTACCCAAATAATGTTTTCCGGCACCGACGAGGAACTAAAGCAAACCAATGTAACGCAGCCCGCCATTTTCTTACATTCCGTAGCCATGTCTGCTGTAGCCCCTGATTTTAAGCCCGAAATGGTAGCAGGGCATTCCTTAGGTGAATTTTCGGCGTTGGTAGCTAATAAAGTGCTGGCTTTTGAAGATGCTTTGTTGTTGGTAGCTAAACGGGCGCAAGCTATGCAGAAAGCCTGCGAAGCGAACCCTTCGGCCATGGCGGCTATCCTGGGTCTGGATGATAGAACCGTAGAAGAAGTATGCGCCCAAATTGACGAGATTGTGGTGGCCGCTAATTACAATTGTCCGGGGCAGTTAGTAATTTCGGGTAGCAACCAGGGCGTTGCGTTAGCCTGCGAAAAGTTAAAAGCAGCCGGAGCAAAACGGGCTTTACCGTTACCCGTAGGCGGCGCTTTTCATTCGCCGTTAATGCAACCCGCCGAAGCGGAATTGGCCGAAGCTATTAAAAACACTCAATTTAACGAAGCTATTTGCCCGGTTTACCAAAACGTAGACGCCAAACCCTACACCGACCCGGAGCAAATCAAGCAAAATTTAATTAAGCAATTAACCGCACCTGTGCGCTGGACCCAAACCGTGCAAAACATGATTACCGATGGCGCAACTTTATTCGTGGAGTGTGGACCCGGCAAAGTTTTGCAAGGTTTAGTAAAAAAAATAAACAAAGACGCAGAAGTAGCCTCGGCACTTTAA
- a CDS encoding NAD(P)/FAD-dependent oxidoreductase encodes MSKNAKIAETGKPRVIIIGGGFAGLELIKALRHADVQVVLIDKQNFHTFQPLLYQVGTAAVEADSIVYPFRKIFDEQQNFYFRLAEVQSIDTSRQLVETSIGLLRYDYLVIATGATTNFYGDEQIQKTAISIKNIPDALALRNTILSNFEKALQIDDEEQLNSLMDYVIVGGGPTGVELAGALSELRKHVFPRDYKELDFIKMDIHLIQSGDLLLKGMSAEASQKAREYLENFGVKIWFNRRVKAYDGYTVLLDSGEKLISRTLIWAAGVTGAPVAGIRKESLLKGNRLQVDEYNRVTGYQNIFAIGDIAAMVTPENPEGHPMLAQPAIQQGHLLGENLRSLISGKSLKQFQYNDRGTMATIGRNQAVADLKIFSKEIKTQGFLAWFIWAFIHLISIIGFRNRLFVLVNWMGSYFTFDKGIRLIMGKPKENIPVEAVTEKAVG; translated from the coding sequence ATGTCAAAAAACGCCAAAATAGCAGAAACCGGGAAACCTCGGGTAATCATTATTGGAGGAGGCTTTGCCGGCCTGGAATTAATAAAAGCCTTGCGGCACGCCGATGTGCAAGTAGTTTTAATCGATAAGCAAAATTTTCATACGTTTCAGCCATTGTTGTACCAAGTGGGTACCGCCGCCGTAGAAGCCGATTCGATTGTTTATCCCTTCCGGAAAATTTTTGACGAGCAGCAAAATTTTTATTTCCGGCTAGCCGAAGTGCAGTCCATTGATACCTCCAGGCAATTAGTCGAAACTTCTATTGGGTTGCTTCGCTACGATTATTTAGTAATTGCTACCGGTGCTACTACCAATTTTTACGGCGATGAGCAAATTCAAAAAACGGCTATCTCAATCAAAAACATACCGGATGCTCTAGCTCTACGTAATACCATCCTGAGCAATTTTGAAAAAGCCTTGCAAATTGACGATGAAGAGCAGTTAAATAGTTTAATGGATTACGTAATTGTGGGCGGCGGTCCAACGGGCGTGGAGTTAGCCGGTGCCTTGAGCGAGTTGCGCAAACACGTTTTTCCGAGAGATTACAAAGAGCTGGATTTTATTAAAATGGACATCCACTTAATTCAGAGCGGCGATTTATTATTAAAAGGCATGTCGGCGGAAGCGTCGCAGAAAGCGCGGGAATACCTGGAAAATTTTGGCGTGAAAATTTGGTTTAACCGGCGGGTAAAAGCCTACGATGGCTACACGGTATTATTAGATTCCGGAGAAAAACTGATTAGCCGGACTTTAATCTGGGCGGCGGGTGTTACCGGTGCACCGGTGGCCGGAATCCGGAAAGAAAGCTTACTTAAAGGCAACCGCTTGCAGGTAGATGAATATAACCGGGTAACGGGTTACCAGAATATTTTTGCCATTGGCGATATTGCCGCTATGGTTACTCCCGAAAATCCTGAAGGTCATCCTATGTTGGCTCAACCCGCTATTCAACAAGGGCATCTTTTAGGTGAAAATTTAAGAAGTTTAATTTCGGGTAAATCTCTAAAGCAGTTCCAATATAACGATAGAGGTACCATGGCTACTATTGGCCGTAACCAGGCCGTTGCCGATTTAAAGATTTTCTCAAAAGAAATTAAAACGCAAGGATTTCTGGCTTGGTTTATCTGGGCGTTTATTCACCTGATTTCCATTATTGGTTTCCGGAACCGGCTGTTCGTGCTGGTAAACTGGATGGGGAGTTACTTTACATTCGATAAAGGTATCCGGTTAATTATGGGCAAGCCTAAAGAAAATATTCCGGTAGAAGCTGTAACGGAAAAAGCAGTAGGGTAG